In Leptolyngbya sp. NIES-2104, the genomic window TCGATAGGTGCATCATCTCTTCTGAGAAGGGCAAAATTCCGACAACTGGGACATCGTAAGACGTTTCTAGCTGCTGGCGATAGGTTTCGACATCAAAGTTCGGCAATGCCCGATTCACAATTAAAGCAATATTTTCAACCGACAGCATTCGAGCCAGTTCTACAATCACCGCAGTTCCCTGATAATCTTGATAGTCTGGGCGAAGCACGAGCAGCAATAGACTCGAAGCCGCGATCGCTTGTAAAGTCTCTGGCGCGATTCCAGGATGACTATCAATCAGTAGAAAATCTAGACTCAGATCGCGACTAATTTCAGAAAATCCATCGAGTAACTTCTCATCGTGGTAGCCTTCTCGCAAAATTCGAGTCATCTCACCTGCTTTCACACTGGCTGGAATCAGATAAACGGCTCCCTCAGATTGTTCCGGTAAAACTCGACTGAGATCATAGGCTGCTTCATGCAAAGCACAGCGCCCTGACAAGTAATCATTCAAAGTTAAAGTAACTGTTTCATCCTCTAACCCAAACAAGAGATGAATTCCAGGGGATTGCAAATCGGTGTCAATGATCCCAACTCTATATCCTTGCTTTGCCAGACTAATCGCGAGATTGCTGGTTAAATTCGATTTACCTGTGCCCCCTCGGAAAGCATGAATCATGATCTTTTTAGTATCGCGATTGCGTTTTGCGATCGTGGATAAATTCACTTTCTGAATCGTGGGTTCCTCATTTGCGGAGAAGCGAGAGAGCGAAGGATAGAGCGAACCCCGATATAAGTTCTCAACATCTCGCCCACCTTTGCCCCGTTTCTGATTTTGGCGAAAATGGTTGGTTGCTGCAAGTTCGTCTGCGATTTGCACCCTCTGATCCTTGTGAACGGCAGCTTGCAGGAAATTCACCTGTTGGACTAGCGTTCGTTCGCGAGACTGAACTTCCTGCGCCATTTTCTGAAACACTCGAACTAACTGCCCAAACTCATCCTGTTGCTGGTTGAGGTCATTGAGGCTATCTGGAGTAAAGGTTTTTGCTTCGATTTCTGCTGCTGCTGTGGTTAAGCGATCGACTTGTTGGAGATAGAGGATTTCTTGATCTCGCAACCGTTTTTTCTCTAAACAAGCTCCAATTCTTGCCTTTAGTAGCGTAGGATCAAAGGGCTTCTGCAAATAGTCTTCTGCTCCTAGTTCGATACATTTCACCGCCCCCTCAATTTCCTCTAAAGCAGAAATCATAATCACTGGAATATGCCGCCAAGCTTCATGCTGTTTGAGTTGCTCTAGCAATTCCAAGCCGTTCATGTCTGGCATAATCACATCGAGCAGGATGAGGTCACAAGGCGCTGCTTTGAGGTGTTCTAACGCTTGTTGAGCGCTGGTTGCAGTGGTAACTGTTGTGTAGCCCTGTCGTTTCAATTTGCGAGCAAGAAGATCGGGATTAGAATCATCAATGACTAAAATCATCCCGTCCTGAATCTGCTTCTCAGGGGATGCTCGATGCAAACTCACAAACGTTGTGGTTGCATTTTGTAGA contains:
- a CDS encoding response regulator is translated as MNRSPVQNRLLVYLRHELCTPINGMIGYSELLLEEPQIQQNAALLDDLQKIYACSKQLLSLVSTTLDPEKLETSEIEGELDRFGTKLRVELLTPLSTIMGYCEMLLEDAPAESIPDLNHLNASAQQLLILVNDIVSLAQQQLQILNEQGEAATLSVKSPAAVNFLQNATTTFVSLHRASPEKQIQDGMILVIDDSNPDLLARKLKRQGYTTVTTATSAQQALEHLKAAPCDLILLDVIMPDMNGLELLEQLKQHEAWRHIPVIMISALEEIEGAVKCIELGAEDYLQKPFDPTLLKARIGACLEKKRLRDQEILYLQQVDRLTTAAAEIEAKTFTPDSLNDLNQQQDEFGQLVRVFQKMAQEVQSRERTLVQQVNFLQAAVHKDQRVQIADELAATNHFRQNQKRGKGGRDVENLYRGSLYPSLSRFSANEEPTIQKVNLSTIAKRNRDTKKIMIHAFRGGTGKSNLTSNLAISLAKQGYRVGIIDTDLQSPGIHLLFGLEDETVTLTLNDYLSGRCALHEAAYDLSRVLPEQSEGAVYLIPASVKAGEMTRILREGYHDEKLLDGFSEISRDLSLDFLLIDSHPGIAPETLQAIAASSLLLLVLRPDYQDYQGTAVIVELARMLSVENIALIVNRALPNFDVETYRQQLETSYDVPVVGILPFSEEMMHLSSSEIFLVCYPDHPLTKVIDQISQQLIG